A section of the bacterium genome encodes:
- a CDS encoding flagellar basal body P-ring protein FlgI, translating to MPAVRIKEITNIKGMTTNQIIGYGLVVGLNGTGDSKGTFFTANSIANMLANFGIYVDKTKMKVKNVAAVMVSCELPPFTRKGAKISITISSIGDCKDLSGGILIQTPLVGPDGVVYAIAQGPISMGKLTKTHPTVARITDGAVIEREVADEIFKNKIISLYLKNPDFTSASSIVDVINLHLGNIAKAIDPSLVEIEIPEDFKNDPVSFTSIIQNLSVKPDCEAKIVINERTGTIVMGEEIRVSKCAISHGNLSVVISKEEKGKKEGSVILMNEGITVSEIVSSLNAIGANPSDVVSILQAMKEAGALFAEIIIM from the coding sequence ATGCCTGCAGTAAGGATAAAGGAGATTACGAATATCAAGGGGATGACAACGAATCAGATAATTGGCTATGGCCTTGTTGTAGGCTTAAATGGAACGGGGGACTCCAAAGGGACATTTTTTACTGCCAATTCTATTGCCAATATGCTTGCCAATTTTGGCATATATGTTGATAAGACAAAGATGAAGGTAAAGAATGTAGCGGCTGTTATGGTCTCTTGTGAGCTTCCTCCATTTACAAGAAAGGGAGCAAAGATAAGCATTACCATATCATCCATTGGTGATTGTAAAGACCTATCTGGCGGAATCCTTATCCAAACACCCCTAGTTGGTCCCGATGGCGTTGTCTATGCAATTGCCCAGGGTCCAATATCAATGGGAAAGCTTACTAAAACACATCCAACTGTAGCAAGGATAACAGATGGTGCGGTAATTGAAAGGGAGGTGGCAGATGAGATATTTAAGAACAAAATAATATCTTTATACCTTAAAAACCCAGATTTTACAAGCGCTTCATCCATAGTAGATGTAATAAACCTCCATCTTGGAAATATAGCAAAGGCAATTGACCCATCCCTTGTTGAGATAGAGATTCCAGAGGATTTTAAAAATGATCCTGTATCCTTTACCTCAATTATCCAAAACCTATCTGTAAAACCAGATTGCGAGGCAAAGATTGTAATAAATGAGAGGACGGGAACCATTGTAATGGGAGAAGAAATAAGGGTTTCAAAATGTGCCATATCACATGGAAATCTTTCGGTTGTTATAAGCAAAGAGGAAAAGGGGAAGAAAGAGGGAAGCGTTATTTTGATGAATGAGGGAATAACTGTCTCAGAGATTGTTTCATCATTGAATGCTATTGGTGCAAATCCATCAGATGTTGTCTCTATCCTTCAGGCAATGAAGGAGGCAGGTGCATTATTTGCTGAAATTATAATAATGTAA